A stretch of DNA from Mycobacterium senriense:
GCTGCCCTGATGCGGCCGGGGATTAGGCTGGGCTGATGCCGGCCACCGCGGAGCTCAGGGATGCGGCAACCCGGGCGGTCACCAGTACCCCCTGGCTGACCTCCCGGCACTCTTTCTCCTTCGGCGACCATTACGACCCGGACAACACCCACTTCGGGCTGCTGCTGGTGAACAACGACGACATCGTCTCGCCCGGAACGGGATTCGACACCCACCCACACCGGGACATGGAGATCGTGACCTGGGTGCTGCGCGGGGAACTGTCGCACCATGATTCCGCCGGCAACCGCGGGGTGATCTATCCCGGCCTGGCGCAACGCATGTCGGCCGGCAGCGGAATCCTGCACTCCGAGCGAAATGAGTCCCTTAGTGAGCCGGTTAATTTCGTGCAGATGTGGGTGGTGCCCGACGAGGCCGGGGTGCAGCCGAGTTACCAACAGCACGAGATCGACGACCGGCAGCTGGCAGGCAACCTTGTGACGATCGCGTCAGGGATGTCCGCGCACGATACCGCGATCACGCTGCACAACCGCAATGCCGCGCTACACGCGACCCGGTTGCCGGCTGGCGCCGCGGTCAGCCTTCCGCGGGCTCCCTACCTGCACCTTTTCGTGGCCCGGGGCCGGGTCAACGTCGAAGGACTCGGCGCGGTGAACGAGGGCGATGCTGTGCGATTCACCGACGCGGACGGCCGGCGCGTGTCGGCGGGCGAGCCGTCGGAACTGCTGATCTGGGAGATGCACGCGAAGCTGGGTGAGTGAGGCCATCGCGGGCCGCGCCCCATAGAGGGTCGGCGCCGCAGCCCATAGAGTGGGCACGACAGACAGGAGTCGGCATGCCTCACTCGCAACCGCAGCACGCGGCGCCCAACCCCGGCCGCAACATCGAGGCGATCCGCACCCTGCGGTTCTGGGCGGCACCCCTGGTCATCACCGTGGCGCTGATGGCGGCGTTGTGCGCGCTCTACCTCGGCGGCATCCTGAATCCGACGACCAACCTGCGTCATTTCCCCATCGCGGTGGTGAACGAGGATGCCGGGCCCGGGGGCGCACAGATCGTCGACCGGCTGGTCAACGGGCTGGACAAGAACAAGTTCGATGTCCGCGTGCTCTCCCGTAGCGAGGCCCGGCACCAACTGGACGCCGGCCGGGTGTACGGCCAGGTGCTGATACCGCCGAGCTTCTCGTCGAAGCTGCGGGACTTCGCCACCGGTGCGGTGCTGCCGGCCCGCGCGGACCGGCCATCGATCACGGTCTCCATCAATCCGCGGGCCGGCACCCTGGGGGCGAGCATCGCCGGCCAGACCCTCAACACGGCGATGGGAATCGCGAACGGCATAGCCGGGCAACAGGTTATGGCCGAGGTGGCCGCGCAAACCCGCGGTGCGCCGCTGGCCGGTGCGGCCCAGGTGGGCCTGAGCGCGCCGATCGATATTCAGTCGAACGTCTACAACCCGCTGCCCAACGGCACCGGCAACGGGCTGTCGGCCTTCTATTACGCGCTCTTGCTGCTGCTGGCCGGCTTCACCGGCAGCATCGTGGTCAGCACGCTGGTCGACGCGTTGCTCGGTTATGTGCCGGCCGAATTCGGCCCGGTGTACCGGTTCGCCGAGCAGGTCAGGATCTCCAGATTTCAGACGCTGCTGCTGAAGTGGGCCATGATGGTGCTGCTGGGATTGCTGACCTCGGCGGTGTACCTGGCGATCGCCGACGGACTGGGCATGCCCATCGATCACAGCTGGCAGCTGTGGGCGTTCGGCGTCTTCGCGATCGCCGCCGTCGGCATCACGTCCAGTTCCCTGCTCTCGGTGCTGGGCACAGCTGGAATGCTGGTCAGCCTGCTGATCTTCGTGATCCTCGGGCTGCCCTCGGCCGGCGCCACGGTGCCGCTCGAGGCGACGCCGTCGTTCTTTCGCTGGCTGGCCGAATTCGAGCCGATGCACCAGGTCTTCCTCGGGACCCGGTCGCTGCTGTACTTCGGCGGCCGTGGCGACGCGGGCCTGACGCAGGCGGTGACCATGACGACGATCGGCCTCGTGATCGGCTTGCTGCTCGGTGGCATTGTCACACACCTGTACGACCGCAAGGGTTTTCACCGGATTCAGGGGGCGGTCGAGTTGGCTATCGCCCAGGAGCACCAGGCGCAGCACCAAACCCGCCGCAGCAAGCACGCGGAACCGGACGCCAACCCGGTCGCCAACAGCGAGCTGGCCGGTCCGGAGCCGGCCGTCGTGGAGCCGGCCGAACCCGCCGCGGAGCCGGCCCAGCCCGCCGCCGCCAAGCCTGAAAGTTCAAGCGAGCAAGCTTAATTCGCGCGTAGCCTGACCGTCACCGCGTCGTTATTTTTGTTGACAGTGTGACTTATGGTACTGATGATGTTCCTGTTGCATTAGTACCTGGCGGAAAGGGCTATCGTGCTGACCCGACGCGCCAGCTTCCGCCGGCTGGCGGCGTGCTGCGCCGCCGTCGTTGCCTGCTTCACCCTGGCCGTCACGTCCGGACAACCCCTCGCCCGGGCCGCCGACGGACGCGATCTGCTGGCCAACGCCATCGGCAGCACCCGCGGTTCCTACCTGGTCTACAACTTCGGCCCCGGCCATCCCGCACCGATGCTCAACGCCGGTGGCAGCTGGTACGAGATGAACAACGGCGGCCACCTGATGATCATCAAGAACGCGGCGGGACGCCTGTCGCCGCACCTCCTGGTCGACACGCACCAGGGCGATCAGGCCCGTTGCGAGAACAACCCCGGCGCGCGCACCGCCGAGGGACTCTGGCAGGCCTCGGAGCTGTACGCCCCGCTGCAGGCCTGGCAGCGGATGGGCCAGCCGACCATCGCGATCAACGCCAACTTCTTCGACGTCCGCGGCCAAAAGGGCGGCTCGTGGCGCCAGACCGGGTGCAGCTCACCGCTGGGCGCCTTCGTCGACAACACCCAGGGCCAGGGTCGCGCCAACCAGGCGGTCACCGGCACCGTCGCCTACCCCGGCAAGCAGGGCCTGTCCGGTGGCGGCGAAAGCTGGAGCGCCCTGTCCACCATGATCCTGCCGTCCGGTGGTGCCCCATATGTGGTGTGGCCCAAGACAAAGAGCGACTATGACGCCGCCACCCCGGTGGTCGCCGACCTGCTCAACAAGAACGAGAAGTTCGTCGCCGTCTCGGGCATCGGATTGTTGGCGCCCGGCAACACCGGACAGCTACACGACGGCGGGCCCAGCGCGGCCCGAACGGCGCTGGCCTACGCCAGGCAAAAGGACGAGATGTACGTCTTCGAGGGCGGCAACTACACCCCGGACAACATGCAGGACCTGTTCCGCGGCCTGGGTAGCGATAACGCCGTGCTGCTCGACGGTGGCGGCTCGTCGGCGATCGTGCTGCGCCGCGACACCGGCGGCATGTGGGCCGGCGCGGGATCACCGCGCGGCTCGTGTGACACCCGCCAGGTGCTCTGCGATTCACACGAGCGGGCTCTGCCTAGCTGGCTGGCGTTTAACTAGCCACCGCCGCAGCGCTTTTCGTCGCCGCCGGACCCCACCGGAAGATCAACAGGCTCGCAGCTATCACCGCCGCGGCGACCACGAACACCGGGGCGATCACGTATCTCGACATCGTCGCGCCCAAAAAGGCGCCGGCGCACATGGTGGCGACCACGCCGATGCGCAGCCCCTGGCGTTCGCCGGCGCCGCCGGCCAGGCGGCTGTCCAGTCCGAGGCTGACGATCGTCGACGTCAGCACCGTGGTGGACAGCTCCTGGATGCCGAACTGGCGCGCACTCGAATGTTGTAGGCCGAAGGTCACCGCCAGGATGCCGATCATGATCAGCTTGGAATTCCCTTGGTAGCGCAGCACTCCCGAGCCCGCCAGGATGGCCAGCGCCACCAGCAGGACGATCTCGGTTGCCAGCACCGTGGTGATCCACGGTCGCGTGCGCATGCCGAAGTAGCGTGACAGGCGGCCGCTGACGATCGTCGTGCAGATGAAGGTCGGCAGGGCCACCGCGACGGCGGTCAGGTCGATGGTGGTGCTCGGGGCCAGCCAGAACCCCAGGAAGACCACGTTGCCGGTCATGTTGGCGACGAACACGTGGCCGAGTGCCAGGATGCTGATCGAGTCGGCCAAGCCGGTGGCGAAGGTCAACAGCAGCAACGCCGCTACGGTCCATCGTTGCGATACCGGTGACGTGACAGCCATGCGGTGCAGTATATTTCGGGGCCGCCCGCAGCCGCCGTCAAACCTTCGGCGTCAGATCCAGCGACGTGATCGTCGTCATCCTGGTCACCAGCCAACGGTTGTCGGACCGCTTCAAAAACAGCCGGTACGACAGGTACTTCAATGACGGGACGTTCTTGGTCAGCGGGCTGGTGGAGGTCGTGTTGGTGTAGACGAGCACCGAAGCGTTGGGATCGTCCAGCATCTCGACCGCCGCTCCGGTGACCTCGGTGCTGTTGCTGATCTTGGCCTGCTTGTTGGGGGCCACGATCGCGTCGACGAATTTGCGGTACTGCGCCTCGAAATCCCCGCTGAGATAGCGAGATGCGCGGTCGGCGAGCGTGTCCATGTTTTCCGGCGTGTACGTCCACAGCGTGGTGATCGCGTTGGCGGCGGTCCGCGCGACGTTCAGTTTCGTTGCGGCGGTAGCCCGATCGGTCAGGTACGGCTGCACCATCGCGCCGGCGAACGCGGCGGACCCGACGAACAGCAGGGCGGCGATCACGGCGACGATGGCCCAGGCCTTACCGGCCCGCCGCTTCTTTCTCGCGCCGCCGGCCGGCGCCGCGTCGGTGGTCTGTTCCGCGTCCTCGCCGGAGGCCTCGGCATCGGCGCCGTCCGGCGCGGCCTCGTCGCCCTCGGCGCTGTCGGAATCCGTTGTGGCATCCGACTTTTCGTCGCGCTCCTCCGGGCCGTCGCCCCCCGCCGCGCCCGTCGCCTCGGTCTCGGGGGCGGCCGGGTTCTGCTCGGCGGTCACATCACCTGCTGCAGGCTGCTGATCTTCCACTGGTTCCCTTCCTGCGTCGCGGTTGCCGCCCAACGATTGGTGTTCTCCAAGACCTGCTTTTCATCCGGCGACTTGGTGGTGATCGCGGTGGCCACCATGACGCTGACGCTGCCGTCGTCGTTCCATCGCTCCAGGCCGGCGTCCAGGACGCTGCCGGTGGCCGGTTCGGCCCGTGCGACCTGGAGCAGGATCTCGTTGGCGTTCTTCTGGTACTGGTTGGCGAAGTCGCCGGTCGCCTGCGCCAATATCCGGTTCACGTAGTCGTTGGCGTGAAAGGGATCGATGGAGGTGAACTGCGTCATGAATCCGGTCACGTAGCTGAGCACCTCGCGGTCCCTCGACGCGGTCCGCACCCGGGATTCATGTGAGCCGAGCATCAGCGCGCAGGCGGTGATCGCCGCGACGATGAGCAGCGCGGCGACCGTTCCGGCCAACGGCACCAGCCATGGCCGCCGCGCCTCGGCCTCGACCGGGCGCGCGATGAGCAGGGGTCGATCGCCGGGTGCAAACCTGCGCCGCGGGCTCATTTTCCGCCCCCGGGCTGCTTCGGCTTGGTCAGCACGTTGAGATCGTCGACGCGCCAAGTGTTTCCGCCGCCCTTGGCGAAGTTCACCCGCACGGTGGCGCTGATGTAGCGCCGCTCGGGCCCGATGCCGCGCCGGCCCTGCATGAACAGCAGCATCGTCGCCCGGTCCGGCCCCGCCGATTCGATCGAGCTGTTGGTGACCCAGTATTCGTTGATGACCGGGTGCCCCTTCTGCACCAGGTCCTGCTGGGCGGCCAGCTGGGGCCGATACTTGTCGGTCGCCAGCGACAGCGCCCGGGTGAAGTCCTCGTGCAGCGACTTGGGGTCGTACGTCAGCATCTGGGCGACGATCTTCGGTCCCTGCGTGGCGATCTGGGCGCGCGTCTGATCGGTCGCCCGGTCCGTGGAGTACACCACGAAAAAGCTGATCGCGGCCCCGGCCAGGCAGAGCACCACCGCGCTCGACACCGCGACCGCGGTCCAGCGCCGGATGCGGGCCGGCACCGCGCCCGGGCCGAGGGGGCGTACCTCGGTGCGCGCCAGCATGTCGGCGAATGTGCGGCGGCGTGAATCCCACAGGGGCCAAAGCCATCCCACGATCGAGACGATGTCGAGCAGGTGGGCGACGTCCCGGAGCAGCAGGGTCCACGGGCCCGGCGAATCACCGGTGCGTCCCGTCACCGCGATGCCCACCAACGCGCGGCCCAGGCTCCAGCCGGTGATCACCGGCAGCAGCAGCCGGTTGACCAGCGCCAGCAGGGTGACGACGCCGAGGACGGAGATGGCCAGCCACCACCACGCCCCGTGGGCCGGCACGGTACGCAACACCAGCGCCATCGTGATGATCACCGCGAGGCACGGCAGCACGTCGACGGCGAATGCGCGAACGCGAGAATGCCAGGGCGCCAAGGCTTCCCGCGGTGACTCCTGGATTTCCGGGGGCGCAGTCTGTTCGACCACCACCGTCACTTCGTCACCTGGTCGAGCTTGGAGATCTTGTACTGCCCCTCGGCGAACGCCATCTTCACGCGCAGCCGGTAGCCCGCTTCGCTCTGGTTCTGGTCGCTGGCCACCTTCACGCGCAGCGCGACCAGGATGTCGATCGAACCGTCGGGGTTGTTGCGCTCGACGGCCGCCCGCACATCCGACACCTGAACGTGGATGTTCGCGGCCTGATATGCCTGTACGAGCATGCTGGTGTAGAGCAGCGCCTGCGAGCGGAAGGCGTCCGTGCCGCAGTCGACGATCTTCTGCTCGCTCGCGGTCATCGCGTTGGTGTCCGGCGCCTGGGTCGCCGACACGCATTCCACCGCCGCCTTCAGCGCCGCGGTGTCGTTACGGGCGATCCGCTGGCTTTGGTGGTGGTAGTGCAACGCGAGGTAGCCGCCTCCGCCGACGCCGACGGCGCACAACACCAGCACCGCGGCGATCGCGGCCAGCCATCCGCGGCCCACCCGGGACGGGCCTCGCGGTGTGGCCACCGCGGGCTCGCCGGATTCCGCCGCATCCTCGGTGGCGCCGCCGGACTCGGTAGCGCCGCCGGACTCGGTGGTGTCACCGGACTCGGACGCGTCAGTGTCGGCAGCACCGTCGGTGGATTCCACCGCGTCCTCGGAAGCGTCCTGCGGACCGGTTTGCTCGGCTCCGTTCTCGGGTGCCGCCGAACCCTCGTTCTTGTCCTGAGTGGTCAATGAATCGTCCGTGTCGATGGGGTTCAGCCGGCTGGTGCCAGCATCTCCTTCCATCCATCGTCTCCTGTTCTGGTCGAGTTCTCGACGGAGTATTTAACTCCGTCTGGCCCTACCAGTTCACCGCTTTGGGGACTGTAGATCGCCGAGGGAGGCCCGCTGGGCTTGTAGACACAGGGGTTGGGCTGCTGGCCATTGCACTGCACGGTACCCGACCCCGGCCGGGACAACGGATCGCTGGTGGGCGGGGGTGTTCCCGCGACCCGGTCCGAGGGTGCCGGGTTCAACCCGTTGTCCACCGACGGTGCCGGGATCACCATCCCGGGCCGGACCGATTGATCACAGCGCGCTGCGGGCGCGGGACAGGTCAGAATCTGGTTGGGATCGCCATACCAGGGGTTGGTACCCGCGGGCACATACGGCTTGGGGTCACGGCATTCCCGCGGCGAGGCCGCCCGCTTACCCGGGATATCAACGCACGGAATGTTGCGTGAGCCGCGCACGCTGTTCGCCGGGGTGTCCATCGGGATCTTGCAGTACGTACCCGTGGGCAACGGCTGGATGCTGGTGTCGGCCGGCGACCGCCACTCCGGCGCCGGGATGAACCCGGTCAGACACGGCGGTGGCTGGTTGATCGACAGCGCCAGGTCGAGCGCGGCCATGTTGGGGAACGGCGCGGCCACCGTCTGGGCGATCGACGCACCCTGCGGGAGGAACACCAGGACCTGCTCGACGCCGGTGTGATAGCGCTTGAGCAGGTCGAAGACGACCTCGAGGTTGGCCAGCGTCTGCGGCAGCGAATCCTTGACGTCGCTGAAGACCGAGTTGACCTGGTCGGCCGTCGGCGCCGCCTGGCGCAGAATGCTTTTCAGGTGCTGGTCTTCCTGCGCGGACTGCGCGCCCAGCCGGTTCAGGTTGCGTGCCCAGCGCTCGATGTTGTCACCCGATTTGACCTGGCTGTCCAGCACCGGCCCGGAGTTCTGGATGATGTCGTTGACGTCGGTCATCTGGTTTTTGAAGTCGCCGACGATCGCCTGCGTCGCGTCGACCAACCGCTGCAGGTTGGGGCCCAACCCGCCGACGGATTGCGCCGTCTCGTCGAGCAACTGGCCGATCTTCTCCTTGGGCAGCACCGACAGCCCGCGGTTCGCCGTGTCCAGGGCCGGCCCGATCTCGGCGGGCACGGTGCCCTTGGTGATGGTCTGCCCTTCGGCCAGGTACTTACCGGTGTTCCCGCTCGACGTCAGGTCCAGGTACTGCTCACCGACCGCCGACACCGAGTGCACGTTGGCCGTGGCGTCGATCGGAATCTTGTAGTCGCTGTCGATGCTCATCGTCGCCCGGGCGCCGCGCTCGGTGGGCTCGACGTCGGTCACCTTGCCGATGGTGATGCCGCGAAAGGTGACGTTGGCCGTGGGATACAGCCCACCCGAGGCGGGCAGGTCGGCCTTCAGCGTGTAGCGGCCGATGCCCACCAGGCTTGGGATCTGCAGATAGTAGATCCCGAGCACGAGCAGCGAGATGACGGTCAGGATCCCGAAGGCGATCAGCTGGCGTCGGATGAAGGGAGTCAGCAATTCCTGTCCCCCCTTTCCACCAGCGGTCCACCCGGTGCGTCATTCGGGTTCGGCGTGTAGCGCACGTCCGGGATCATCGTCTCCGGATCGCGCCCGAACGACTGCTCGAGCGCCCGCAGGGCTCCCGACAATCCGGTCCCGGTGAGGAACGCGTTGTCGACGGCGCTGTAGGTCAGGTCGAGCGTCAGCGAGATGTTGATGTAGTCGCCGCGGAAGATCTTCGGCACCGTGTCGATGTCGAACGGCTGGGTGAGGATCAGCTTCAGCGCGCCGATCAGGTACGGCGAGGCGCGGCCGAGCTCCTTCAGCGGGCACTGCAGCGCCTGCAGGTCGGTGTGCAGCGGACCGCGCGCCTCCGACAGGTACTGGTCGGCGGCCTGGCTGAGGCGTCCCACCGAGTCGACGGCATTGATCAGATGCTGCTGATAGTCCTTGTTCGCGAAATATTTGATCAGCGGCGGGATGTCGGTCAGCACCCGGTCCAGGACGTCGGCGCGTCCGCCCACGTACGTCAGCAGCCGGTTGGTGGAGTCGATGGCGTGGGTGATGTCATCGCGCTGCTGGTTGAGCTGATTGGTGAAGGTGTCCAGCTTGCCGAGCAGCGCCCGGATCTGCTCGCCGCGGCCGTTGAATATGTTGTAGACCTCGTTCTGCAGCACCTCGAGGTTCGGGATGCCGCCGCCGCGCAGGATCAGCGAGAGGCTGGCCAGCGTCTGCTCGGTGGTCGGGTACGACGTCGAATTCTTCAGCGGAATGGTGTCGCCGTCCTTGAGCAGCTCGTGCGACGGGTTCGGCGGCGCGGCGAGCTCGACGTGCTGAGAACCCAGCAGCGACGTCTGGCCGATCCTGGCGACGGCGTTCTTCGGCAGCTTGAGGCTGTTGCTCACGCCGAGCGTCAAAGTGGCGATCCAGTTCTTCAACTGGATGGCCTTGATCGAGCCGACGAACACATCGGCGACCATCACCTTGCTGTTGCCGTTGATCGCCAGGGTGTCGGGCACCTGCACATACAGGGTCATGGCTCCCGAGCCGCTGCCGGGGCCACCCGGAATCGCGACGTTGGAGATGCCCTTCCAGCCACACGAGCTCAGCACCATCGCCGCAACCAGCAGGGTCAGGCCCTGCCAGCTCCGACGGCGCAGCACACGAAGCGCGCCCCGGCGCTTCGTCTTGATCGTCGGGCGCCTCACTGGCCACCTCCAAAGTCAGCGGGTGCCGCCGGGCCGCCCGCGTTCGGGGCGGGCGCGGACACCGGCGCCGGCGTCGGAGCGACCGGACCCGGGACCACCTCCGGCCCCGGCGGTGGCGGCGGTATCGGCACCTGGGGCGGGTTCTGCCCGATGACCGGCGCTATCGGGTTCTCGTCGTAGGCGTTCGGCGGACCCGGGGGCGTCTGCAGAGTCGACTGGACCGGCGCGATGTTCGGACCACCCATCAGCTCGTTCAGCGAGTCCGGGGTCATCAGACCCGCGGAGATGGGCCCGACCTGCTGGCCCTGCATGCCCGGGGCGACGATCCAGCCCGGCTGGGTGTTGCGGTGCGAGGTCGGGGTGTCCGGCACCCAGATGCCCGGGACGGTGGTGTCCTTGTATCCGTTCGGCGGGTGCAGCCGATCCTCGGAGTAGGCGACCTCCTTCGGCAGCGTCTCGGCAGTGCTGAACAGGTTCAACCCGAACGGCGGGTAGTTGAACTTGATCGCGTCGAGAATCGGGGAGAGGTACTGCGCGCACAGTTCGGCCGATTCCTGGTAGCCCAAGCGGCTGCCGGCCTGGATCGCACTGCAGATGAACTGCATCGGGTTGGCGAAGTTGGTGATCGACGGGATGGCGACCACCGAACCGTGCGACGGGTGATAGATCTGGTTGATGTTCGACGCGGCCGTCGGCACCACGTGCAGCGCGGTCTCCAGCCCGTTGAGCGGATCCGGTTGCAGCAGCGCGTTCGTCGCGGTTTCCAGGTTGTTGATGTCTTGGACGAGCACCCCGCGGTTCTGGTCCAGCCAGGGCCGCACGGTGGTCAGCAGGCTGTCGAACTGCGCGATCGCGTTGGCCAGGTCGGTATCGGAATGCGCCAGCCGCGTGGTGAAGTCGGCCAGGTTCTGGTTGAGCGCGACGAACTGCTGGTCGTCGTTGTGCAGCGCATTGACGAACAGCGCCAGGCTGCGCACCACCGCGAAGAAGTCGCCGCGGCCCTCGTTGAGGGCGGTCAGCGCCTGCGACAGGCTGGTCAGCGTGGCGTTGAACTGCTTGCCCTTGCCGGCCAGCCCGTTGGCGAACGACTCGATGACCTCACCGAACGGGCCCTTGGGCTGCTCGGGTGTCGGGCCCAGCTTGGAGATGATGTTGGTGATGCTGTTGCGCAGCTGGTCCCACTCCACCGGCACCTGGGTGCGCTCTTCGGGGATGACCGCGTTGTCGGCCAGCACCGGCCCGCCCTTGTAGGCCGGCTCCAGCTGGATGGCCCGCGACGCCACCAGGGTGGGGTTGAGGATCACCGCCGAGGCGTTGGCCGGAACCCGGTACTGGTTCTCGTAGTGGAAGGTGACCCTCATCTTGTTGCCGGCCGGCTCGATCTTGTCGATCGCGCCCACCCGCAGCCCCATGATCTGGACCTTGTCCCCCGGGTACAGGGCGTTGGCCGCCGAGAAATACGCCACCACGGTGTTGGTGGTCACCTTCTGGTACAGCCGCCAGCCGACGTAGCCGACGACCAGCGCCAAAATCACCACCAGCGATGCGACGATCACCGATGCCCGCGTCAGCTTGGGCAACCGCACGTTGCGGATGTCAAAGATGGTGCTCAATTCTGGCTACCTCCCCCCGCTGCGCCACTGCCTCCGGATCCGCCGGGGTTGATGAACGGTGCCGGCAGCTGGTTGCCCGGCCCGGGCGGCGGCGCCGGTCCCGGCGGGAACCCCGGCGCGAACGTCGACGGCGGCGGCGTCGGTCCGGCCGGTGCCAGGTTCTCGGTGCGAGCACCCGGGGGTGCCTGAGCAGGCAACGGCACCGGTGTGCCCGGCACGTCAGGCGGCGGGTCGCCCGGCCGGCCCGCAATCGGGATGCCCGGCGTCGGCGGCAGACCCGCGGGGTTCGGCGGCGACGTCATCACGTCGACCGGCGCCGGGAAGCCCGGCCCGCCGAACGGGCCGCTGGCGGCGCCAGCGCAGGGCAGCGGGTTCCACGGACGCGGCAGGCCCTCGTCCCCGACGGTGACATTGCCGCCGGGGTTGGCCGGCGTGTACGAGCACGGTGATCCCGGTGGGACGGCCGGACCCGGGTGATCGGGTGTGCCCTCCAGCACCGGCGGTGCCGGCGGCGGCGCACCATTCGGGAACCGGGTCCCGTTCGGGTCGGGCCAGCGGTATTCCGGCAGACCGGCGCTGCGCCAGAAGTTCTCCGGATCGATGCCGCGCTTTTTGAAGGCGGCGTCGACCCAGGGCTGCGTGATCTGGTACAGGGCCAGGTTGTGCAGGACCACCTTGAAGAACGGCCCCGACGCGATGGCCTCGTTCAGTGATGGCAGGAACTTGCCGACCTCGGTGAGACCGTTGGCCAGGTCATCTTTGCGCTGCACCAGGATGCCGCTGACCGTGCGCAGCTGTTCCAGCACGTGGTTCAGGTTCGGGTTGTCGTTGATCAGGCCCTTGACCTGTTGGGAGAACGCGGCGATGTTGCCGAGCAGGGCGTTGATCGCCTGGCCGCGCTCGTTGAAGGCGACCAGCAGCGTCTTGGTGTTGACCAGCAGCCGGTCGATCTGATCGCTGCGTTTACCGAGGATGCCGGCCACCTGGTTGGCCTGGGCGAGCAGGTGCTTGACCTCTTCGTCGCGCTTGCCGATGGTGTCGGAGAACCTTTGCACCCCTTCGAGCGCCGGGCTCAGGTGCGGATAGGTCTGGTCGATGGTCTGCGACAGCACGTGCAGCGACTGCTTGACGGTGTCGATGTCCCAGCCCTGGGCGGCCTTGGTGACGTCGAAGAACGCGTCATAGATCTGGTAGGGCGTGGTGCTTTGGCCGACCGGCAATGTCGCCCCCGGCCGCAGCGGCTGGTTGCCGCGCGGCTCGAGTTCGAGGACCTTCTTTCCGAGGATGGTGTCAGTCTTGACTGCCAGCCGGCTCTCGGTGCCGAATTGTGCGGTGCCGGCGTTGAATTGGATCGCGATGTGATCGCCGTCGATCTTGAGGCCCTCCACCTTGCCGACGTCCACCCCGGCGATGCGCACCTTGTCACCCTTGCTGAGGCCGCCGGTGTCGGTGAACTGCCCGTAGTAGTGCGGTTTGGCCATCAACATCGGGACGCTGGTGAAGCTCTGGCCCACGCCGATCACCAGCAGCGTCA
This window harbors:
- a CDS encoding virulence factor Mce family protein translates to MSTIFDIRNVRLPKLTRASVIVASLVVILALVVGYVGWRLYQKVTTNTVVAYFSAANALYPGDKVQIMGLRVGAIDKIEPAGNKMRVTFHYENQYRVPANASAVILNPTLVASRAIQLEPAYKGGPVLADNAVIPEERTQVPVEWDQLRNSITNIISKLGPTPEQPKGPFGEVIESFANGLAGKGKQFNATLTSLSQALTALNEGRGDFFAVVRSLALFVNALHNDDQQFVALNQNLADFTTRLAHSDTDLANAIAQFDSLLTTVRPWLDQNRGVLVQDINNLETATNALLQPDPLNGLETALHVVPTAASNINQIYHPSHGSVVAIPSITNFANPMQFICSAIQAGSRLGYQESAELCAQYLSPILDAIKFNYPPFGLNLFSTAETLPKEVAYSEDRLHPPNGYKDTTVPGIWVPDTPTSHRNTQPGWIVAPGMQGQQVGPISAGLMTPDSLNELMGGPNIAPVQSTLQTPPGPPNAYDENPIAPVIGQNPPQVPIPPPPPGPEVVPGPVAPTPAPVSAPAPNAGGPAAPADFGGGQ
- a CDS encoding virulence factor Mce family protein; the protein is MRTLEPPNRVRIGLMGIVVTLLVIGVGQSFTSVPMLMAKPHYYGQFTDTGGLSKGDKVRIAGVDVGKVEGLKIDGDHIAIQFNAGTAQFGTESRLAVKTDTILGKKVLELEPRGNQPLRPGATLPVGQSTTPYQIYDAFFDVTKAAQGWDIDTVKQSLHVLSQTIDQTYPHLSPALEGVQRFSDTIGKRDEEVKHLLAQANQVAGILGKRSDQIDRLLVNTKTLLVAFNERGQAINALLGNIAAFSQQVKGLINDNPNLNHVLEQLRTVSGILVQRKDDLANGLTEVGKFLPSLNEAIASGPFFKVVLHNLALYQITQPWVDAAFKKRGIDPENFWRSAGLPEYRWPDPNGTRFPNGAPPPAPPVLEGTPDHPGPAVPPGSPCSYTPANPGGNVTVGDEGLPRPWNPLPCAGAASGPFGGPGFPAPVDVMTSPPNPAGLPPTPGIPIAGRPGDPPPDVPGTPVPLPAQAPPGARTENLAPAGPTPPPSTFAPGFPPGPAPPPGPGNQLPAPFINPGGSGGSGAAGGGSQN
- a CDS encoding virulence factor Mce family protein, with the protein product MKTKRRGALRVLRRRSWQGLTLLVAAMVLSSCGWKGISNVAIPGGPGSGSGAMTLYVQVPDTLAINGNSKVMVADVFVGSIKAIQLKNWIATLTLGVSNSLKLPKNAVARIGQTSLLGSQHVELAAPPNPSHELLKDGDTIPLKNSTSYPTTEQTLASLSLILRGGGIPNLEVLQNEVYNIFNGRGEQIRALLGKLDTFTNQLNQQRDDITHAIDSTNRLLTYVGGRADVLDRVLTDIPPLIKYFANKDYQQHLINAVDSVGRLSQAADQYLSEARGPLHTDLQALQCPLKELGRASPYLIGALKLILTQPFDIDTVPKIFRGDYINISLTLDLTYSAVDNAFLTGTGLSGALRALEQSFGRDPETMIPDVRYTPNPNDAPGGPLVERGDRNC
- a CDS encoding MCE family protein, translated to MLTPFIRRQLIAFGILTVISLLVLGIYYLQIPSLVGIGRYTLKADLPASGGLYPTANVTFRGITIGKVTDVEPTERGARATMSIDSDYKIPIDATANVHSVSAVGEQYLDLTSSGNTGKYLAEGQTITKGTVPAEIGPALDTANRGLSVLPKEKIGQLLDETAQSVGGLGPNLQRLVDATQAIVGDFKNQMTDVNDIIQNSGPVLDSQVKSGDNIERWARNLNRLGAQSAQEDQHLKSILRQAAPTADQVNSVFSDVKDSLPQTLANLEVVFDLLKRYHTGVEQVLVFLPQGASIAQTVAAPFPNMAALDLALSINQPPPCLTGFIPAPEWRSPADTSIQPLPTGTYCKIPMDTPANSVRGSRNIPCVDIPGKRAASPRECRDPKPYVPAGTNPWYGDPNQILTCPAPAARCDQSVRPGMVIPAPSVDNGLNPAPSDRVAGTPPPTSDPLSRPGSGTVQCNGQQPNPCVYKPSGPPSAIYSPQSGELVGPDGVKYSVENSTRTGDDGWKEMLAPAG